Proteins from a genomic interval of Cheilinus undulatus linkage group 15, ASM1832078v1, whole genome shotgun sequence:
- the jagn1a gene encoding protein jagunal homolog 1-A — MTSRVGPRATGTNGIDFKHREKVKPHYQMSAPLKSEIRKLNLVHLLVWLLVAAQVTVSHFDLVSHDTVAMPYQWEYPYLLSLLPLLCSSFSLPKNNISYLVLSMISAGLFSVAPLIYGGMEMFPVAQQLYRHGKAYRFIFGFSAVTVMYLIMVVAVQVHAWQLYYMKKLLDSWFDATQEKKKK, encoded by the exons ATGACATCACGTGTTGGACCCAGAGCTACTGGTACCAATGGAATTGACtttaaacacagagaaaaagtgAAACCACATTACCAAATGAG TGCTCCCCTAAAGTCAGAGATACGAAAGTTAAACCTTGTCCACCTTCTCGTCTGGCTGCTGGTGGCGGCACAGGTGACTGTCAGCCACTTTGACCTGGTGTCTCATGACACAGTGGCCATGCCGTACCAGTGGGAGTACCCGTATTTGCTCAGCCTTCTTCCTCTACTATGCAGCAGCTTTTCACTTCCCAAGAACAACATCAGCTACCTGGTCTTATCCATGATCAGTGCCGGGCTTTTTTCAGTTGCACCTCTCATTTATGGTGGAATGGAGATGTTTCCTGTAGCACAGCAGCTCTATCGCCATGGAAAGGCCTATCGCTTTATTTTCGGCTTCTCTGCAGTGACTGTTATGTACCTCATCATGGTGGTTGCTGTGCAAGTGCATGCCTGGCAGTTATATTACATGAAAAAGCTGTTAGACTCATGGTTTGATGCCActcaggagaagaagaagaaataa
- the LOC121522284 gene encoding gastrula zinc finger protein XlCGF49.1-like, with translation MAPAAPNVQQLIVRKEEFLHRQQKRSSSLNQEESPEPAHICKRKCQTKQHVRVHTGEKPFGCSVCGKRFFQSGFLKRHLSVHTGEKPFSCSVCGKRFSLQGNQKTHSIVHTGEKPFSCSVCGQRFSQQGYLKTHSSVHTGEKPFSCSVCGQRFSQQGYLKTHSSVHTGEKPFSCSVCGKSFSQQGILKRHLSVHAEEKPFSCSVCGKGFSQQGHLTTHSRIHTGEKPFSCSVCGKRFCQQGLLKRPLSVHTGEK, from the exons ATGGCGCCAGCTGCACCAA ATGTCCAGCAGCTGATTGTGAGAAAAGAAGAGTTTCTCCATAGGCAGCAGAAGAggagctccagtctgaaccaggAGGAGTCACCAGAACCAGCACACATTTGTAAAAGAAAGTGTCAAACAAAACAGCATGTCAGagtccacacaggggagaaaccgtttggttgttcagtttgtggtaaaagattttttCAATCAGGATTTCTAAAGAGACACCTGAGTGTCCACACAGGTgagaaaccatttagctgttcagtttgtggtaaaagattttcaCTACAAGGAAATCAAAAGACCCACTCGATTgttcacacaggggagaaaccatttagctgttcagtttgtggtCAAAGATTTTCACAACAAGGCTATCTAAAGACCCACTCTAgtgtccacacaggggagaaaccatttagctgttcagtttgtggtCAAAGATTTTCACAACAAGGCTATCTAAAGACCCACTCTAgtgtccacacaggggagaaaccatttagctgttcagtttgtggtaaaagtttTTCTCAACAAGGAATTCTAAAGAGACACTTGAGTGTCCACGCAGAagagaaaccatttagctgttcagtttgtggtaaagGATTTTCACAACAAGGCCATCTAACGACCCACTCGAGAATCCatacaggggagaaaccatttagctgtTCAGTTTGCGGTAAAAGATTTTGCCAACAAGGACTTCTAAAGAGACCCTTGAgtgtccacacaggggagaaataA